tcagtctgtcatccaacctacagagacaccagcgagttcacactgaggagaagacattcacctgctcagtctgtgggaaaggattcactctgtcatccaccctacagagacaccagcgagttcacactgaggagaagccattcacctgctcagtctgtgggaaaggattcactctgtcatctaccctacagagtcaccagcgagttcacactggggagaagccattcacctgctcagtctgtgggaagagattcactgactcttcaaccctacggagacaccagcgagttcacactggagagaggccgttcacctgctcagtgtgtgggaaaggattcactgtgtcatccaccctactggtacatcagcaaattcacgctggggagaagccattcacctgctcagtctgtgggaagagattcactgactcttcaaccctacggagacaccagcgagttcacactggagagaggccgttcacctgctcagaatgtgggaagcgattcactcggtcatccaacctacggagacaccagcgagttcacactggggagatgccgttcacctgctcagtctgtgggaaaggattcactgactcttccaccctgcagagacaccagcgagttcacactggggagaagccgttcacctgcttattctgtcggaagagattcactcagtcatccaccctacagagtcatcagcgagttcacactagagagaggctcagaatgtgggaaaggattcactcagtcatcccacctcttggcacaccagtcagttcacagtaaggagaggccattgttatgaatcctttggttttgtttgctgtagactgtcattttaagagagagagagagagattaagaaggtgaatcagtctgacttgcagcttgtttacatcgctcgcagcttgtttagttttaactgaggacacagacactcagagtcagacggagacaaaggaggaaaaatggaaggatcgaaaccagggaactagtagcCAAGgatcactgtttggaactttccttcactcacaagggtgggctaattattgattcaccgtacatcgaatgtgtggttgtcacctcatttgatccacaggagtggatctgatttgggatatcctgtggagacatgtattaacccttgcctggctgtggcGTAGTCATTCATTTGATGATACcccttatgacaattcattttaggtgataattcgtatgtacaTTTGTAAAGATGATGGATAAAATGTAGAGTGACTGTTCTCtctttttaccaccatggaacctgtggaatacaacataattgccttctctcaacatttaccctggattacaaaaatatctctctcacatcaCCTATTCTGTGAATGAATTGAACTTTAATACTTTAACATctccagactccaagccttgtttcccctgagctcagaagtttgggagttatatttacacacatacatacacataacactcacgaggaaatctgcagatgctggaaatacaaacacaaaaaaaatgctgatagaacacagcaggccaggcaacatctatagggagaagcactgtcgacgatgtgggccaagacccttcgacagtactaactgaaagatagtaagagatttgaaagtaatggggggagggtgaaatgcaaatgataggagaaggcctgagggggtgggggtgaagctgagagccggaaaggtgattggcgaaagtgatgcagagctggtgaagggaaaggatcatgggacgggaggccttgggagaaagaaaagggtgggggtggaagtaccagagggagggggagaacaggtaaacaactaaatatgtcagggatggggtaagaaggggaggacgggcattaacagaagttagagaagtcagtgttcatgccatcatgttggaggctactcagccggtatataaggtgttgttcctccaacctgagtttggattcattttgacagtagaggaggccatggatagacatatcagcatgggaatgggatgtggaattaaaatgtgtggccactgggagtagtctTTTGCTGTtggttcatttctaaagcattatggtttgtaacaaaatggggctGTGTCTGGGATATgacaaatttaaggattgattaattatcaatttcattggggaaatcccttttgatttacttgtgtgtggaaaaccagcagcaatggatgttgatagatatctggaagtgtgaacctctcaggcattagaggacaccagaaggattgagttgttgagtattgctagaacgttaatacttgctaaggtgaaattgacaatgaggagggcacagatgcagaagaTAATAGCTgagcattatgtatctgaggatgtgtttaaagtgaaggagttggaggtgtttcctgaatgtaaacctcgtgagcttgagctccagtagaagttagaaatattaaagatggaggctccagaaaggcagaggcagtttcaggctaaagaggcagaaaagcagacagaaaattctcttacaaagtgtacttaaggggaaggcttagcaaccctattctgctttgacagttgctgaagcagcttattatttacttatttatgctgccccaatcatcgccactgggctataaatgtgcaggagctgtgtgtggttcagtgttttgctcaaggacacacaagctgcctcggctgaggctcgaactcatgaccttcagatcgctagttcaacaccttaaccacatggcCACGCATTATGACCACATATTATGAcgtagtgaaacaggctgtgctcaaagcttatgggttggtcccagaagcagacaggcaaaagtttagaaatttgaagaaatctgtgaaccagatatacggaatttgcttatgagaaatttgtgtcTATTGACCActggtgcacatctgaacatgtaaatgatgattttaacagcttgagagatttggttttaattgaagaattccaaaggtgcgtccctgatgacataaagacgtatttagatggaaatgatgctgccactccgcaggaatctgctggattagcagatcagtttgctttaactcatgaagttatgtttaccctgaataagagtttccaaaaggcacttgtcaagttgtgggtaaacctaatgagctcaccccagtggcatgtacctgcattcggtgaacccttttctaaagttatagtggattgtgttggcccattgccaaagtctaaagctggccatcagtatctgctaactattatgtgtactacatccagattcccagaggcaatgcctctcagaaatattaaagctaaaactgtggtgaaggctcttaccaagattttcactttattcgatttgtctaaagaaatacagtctgatcaaggatgtaTTTGTATAACTGCATTATTcaagcaggtagtttatgaattGGGAGCAAAACAGATTGCATCATTTGCATACCATCTGGAACCAGaaggggctttagaaagatttcattctaccctcaaaacaatgattaagacatattgtgttgaaaatggaaaagactgggatgaagggaTACTTTTGCTTTTGTccagatgaaggaatacatttgattttgtccacagaaagagagtcagtacaggaatcactgggctttactccatttgaacttgtatttggtcgcagagtgacctttgaccttgttaaaaggaaccgtggattgatggggatgtacatgttaactcgttagactatgttttgaagttcaaaaataaactacaccaagcctgtagtctagcgagacaaaacttaaagatttctcaaaacaaaatgaagtgttggtttgataagcagggttgcgaaagaaaataccaggtgggagataaggtgcttgccttatgttgacgaatccacttcaggcgaaattcaatagaccgtatgagatagtctctcaaattaataatgtgaattctgttattaaaacacccgactgacgtaaactaacacaggtggtgcacataaatatgataaagccttttttgacaagcaggcaccatctgtgagtattgttgtcaaaacaaatgaatctggtaaccctgagaatgaaacaattgactcgtctgagacttttcacgagccaaacatggtcccagttaggctaatgaactcggttgttctcgaaaacattgataacgagttggctcatctgcagccaaagcaacaacaacagctgaaggaattaattctgaagtacaaagatttatttcccgatgttcccaggcaaaccacggtcgcagtacatgatgtagatgttggtcaagccaaaccgattaaacaacacccacttcgcatgaacgtcgaaaagtgtaaattggctgaccagggaattgagtatatgctggagaatggtattattaggccttcaaaatgagattggagtcacTCTGCATTATTATGCCCAAAcatgatggtagtgttagattttgcactgattgtagaaaggtaaatgcagtaacaaaaactgatgcctatcctatccctagggtggatgattgcatcgataaggctGGAATAGCTAatatcttacaaagattgatctgttcaaagggtattggtgtgttccattgacagacagaggtagagacatttctgtgtttgtgacagcatctgggttgtatgaatacaatgttttgccttttggaaggaaaaatgctccaggaacatcccagagaatgattgattttgtaattcgagggtgagaacacacagatacctatattgatgacttagttacagggagtgacacttgggaagagcatatctctgcagtagaaaagctatttgacaggctttcctaggacaaccttacagttaacttggctaagagtgaatttggcaatgccagtgtgacctgtcttggctatgttgtacaTCAAaggaagttggctcctgttcgggcaaaagtccaggcaatttctcaagttcctattctgactgctaagaaggtttagaaggtttctgggaatggatggatattatcgtaagaactttgctgctatcgctcttcctctgaccaatctcctgaagaagggtgaaaagtttgtttggaccgagccttgtcagaaggcatttgattgattgttatcagtatttcagattaggccaatcaatgtactgctgtcagcaaaatttaattagcagattggagctgtgggtggcaacacaagtcatgggtgcacagagagtaaaggagagggccaaagagacaaccctgtggggtatgtgtgctgagggtcagagagacagaggagagggagcccactcttaccacctgctggcgatctgacaggaagtccaggatccagctacacaaggccgaggtctctgatctccttgtcgatacttcacgcctttgtatggctactgctctgcccatgactgcaaggaactgcagagaacatcagagaaacaagcctccattccatgggctcttcctacacttcccctgcctcgggagagcaggccatgtactcaaagatcctcacaacctggacattcttgctgcaaacccgctcccccatcggggaagagatacaaaagccttaaagtgcgtaacaccaggctgaaggacggcttcctgtctgcagttataagccaaatgaatgataaaatggactcaacctcacaatgtaactggatgtgaccctgcaccatatgtctatctgcaccgcactttctctgcagccataatgctttgttacagtgattattttgatgtatatcagctcaatgtactgttgaaaTGTATCCATCTGTctggatggtacatcaggcaagattttcactgtagctcagtacatgatgataataaacaaatttcccattttaattgtgtggaaatattagacagactgagcttctgctccagaacctcagaaggaaactgaactgttgtcatttctgtggaaagcaaatatatggaaaatacttcaatctcacattacgatctgcggtaactgggatcaggtgaccggtggttggtctcccatatcaatatcagaatcaggtttaatagcaccggcatgtgtcatgaaatttgttgtccctgCGGTAGCAGcagaacctaattcataacaatagttttgaaaaattgtgatttaaaataagaatatacatatatatagtacaaaaatagagaaaaaagtaataagctattttaattgtgtggagcaatttgactgactgggtgttgctttggaaattctgaagtgaagctgaaccaaactttacacatttatgagaagctcagataaatacaaatggctaaattctcacataaacgggtcagacaccAAGAAACATCGGCAGCCCTTCAGCATctcaaaacagtggaatgaaacatgcagaaactattgcagagaaaaaaaaaacattgtccacccacaacgagaggacgtgacagatccggatctcactgccttgtctgaacggggaaagatgaagctacacgtacacgtagagcaatgacccgcagatgctgcagatctgctgaaaaacgtgaacaggaacccggatcaggtgacgggtggagggtctccctcctgaattggtgactctgctcctcgcccctcacatgctgcccgacccatccaccgcattccccacattattccatatttaccccagataca
The DNA window shown above is from Hypanus sabinus isolate sHypSab1 unplaced genomic scaffold, sHypSab1.hap1 scaffold_440, whole genome shotgun sequence and carries:
- the LOC132388946 gene encoding zinc finger protein 229-like, whose translation is MAHQRVHTGERPFTCSVCEKRFTQLSNLQSHQRVHTGEKPFTCSVCGKGFTLSSTLLVHQRIHTGEKLFTCSDCGKGFTLSSRLLRHQGVHTGEKPFTCSDCGKGFTLSSRLLVHQRVHTEDKPFTCSVCGKGFTQSSTLLVHQRIHTGEKLFTCSDCGKGFTLSSHLQRHQRVHTGERPFTCSVCGKGFTQSSTLQGHQRVHTGEKPFTCSVCGKGFSLSSNLQRHQRVHTEEKTFTCSVCGKGFTLSSTLQRHQRVHTEEKPFTCSVCGKGFTLSSTLQSHQRVHTGEKPFTCSVCGKRFTDSSTLRRHQRVHTGERPFTCSVCGKGFTVSSTLLVHQQIHAGEKPFTCSVCGKRFTDSSTLRRHQRVHTGERPFTCSECGKRFTRSSNLRRHQRVHTGEMPFTCSVCGKGFTDSSTLQRHQRVHTGEKPFTCLFCRKRFTQSSTLQSHQRVHTRERLRMWERIHSVIPPLGTPVSSQ